From Cydia strobilella chromosome 4, ilCydStro3.1, whole genome shotgun sequence, the proteins below share one genomic window:
- the LOC134741141 gene encoding protein Wnt-4, translated as MFSYSVLTVLLFSVSVMATRVVEGSQPVLQKTVEALFKDRSQVIHPGTCKLILSSPRQAKMCSREASLTSILTKAKEQAIQACEEAFFYDRWNCSLLFNKKEKKSIFKKIYRENAFIHALAAASITHAVARGCASGDLTRCSCQGNFQKNASEWKRNGCGDDFKYGKRITRNFLDLKHAGTDQIAEILKQDVIIGINSIGEQMKEVCKCHGFSGSCTTKTCWKRLGPFNSAMGVLKKHYHHAVKKKLLNYTTKRAISPKIRRKMNIDKNNLVYLQKTPNLCVSTRGRVCRDRDNCATLCCARGYFTTKKPVSSRCRCKMVNCCIVKCDTCVKDVDVYTCK; from the exons ATGTTTAGTTATAGTGTGCTCACGGTTTTACTATTTTCGGTTTCCGTTATGGCGACTAGAGTTGTTGAAGG ATCTCAACCAGTACTACAAAAGACAGTAGAAGCGTTATTCAAAGACAGATCTCAAGTGATACATCCAGGAACATGCAAATTGATCCTATCTTCGCCTCGACAAGCGAAAATGTGCAGCAGGGAAGCCAGTCTAACTAGCATTTTGACGAAGGCAAAAGAACAAGCCATACAAGCTTGCGAGGAAGCATTCTTTTACGATCGATGGAATTGCTCTctactatttaataaaaaagaaaaaaagagtatttttaagaaaatttaTAGGGAAAATGCTTTTATACATGCCCTTGCTGCAGCTTCTATAACTCACGCAGTAGCGAGGGGATGTGCTTCTGGTGACCTCACAAGGTGTTCCTGCCAAGGTAATTTCCAAAAAAATGCCTCTGAATGGAAAAGAAACGGTTGCGGCGATGATTTCAAGTACGGGAAACGGATCACAAGGAACTTTCTGGACTTGAAACACGCAGGTACTGACCAGATCGCCGAGATCCTCAAGCAAGATGTCATAATAGGCATCAACTCCATCGGAGAGCAAATGAAAGAAGTCTGCAAGTGCCATGGTTTTTCCGGATCATGCACTACAAAAACCTGCTGGAAGAGGCTAGGGCCATTTAACTCCGCCATGGGCGTGCTGAAAAAGCACTATCACCACGCCGTAAAGAAGAAGTTGCTTAACTACACGACAAAGAGAGCGATATCGCCTAAAATAAGACGTAAAATGAATATTGATAAGAACAACTTGGTGTATCTTCAAAAGACGCCTAATTTATGTGTGAGCACGAGAGGCAGGGTGTGTCGGGACCGGGACAACTGCGCGACTTTGTGTTGTGCGAGAGGGTACTTCACGACCAAGAAGCCTGTGAGCTCTAGGTGCAGGTGCAAGATGGTAAATTGCTGCATCGTCAAGTGTGATACTTGTGTCAAGGACGTGGATGTTTATACGTGTAAATAA